The Etheostoma cragini isolate CJK2018 chromosome 10, CSU_Ecrag_1.0, whole genome shotgun sequence nucleotide sequence AGCAGGAAGGAATGAGAAACGATCCACACTCAAAGAACGTTTGCtgtttttggtttgatttgCTTGGTTTTGATATCAGTATGTTCAGACAGAAGACTCCTCTAGTTTTAGAAGAACTCTTGGCTGAAAGATCACCACGTAACTCAACATACACGATGTTCCACCATCAGATAATCTTCCGTACCTGTATGGCCGTGTGTTGTGATCAGTCACTGTGTCACACCAGGAGACGAGTCCCAGAGACAAGATGACACTGGCCCCTCCAGACAGGAAgagcacacacacgctcagcAGCACCGTGAGGAAGGACGAAAACAGGGTgctaaacagaaacacacagacagacagccatcAGACATAACAAACACAGATTAAAAGCTATAACTTGGATATGCGGGTAGCCACAGAACTTAAATGATAAGTAGAGTTGATCGAGCGCCAGAAAATTAACCGGCAgcaactattttcataattaaCTAATCGTGtatgctatttttttaacaaaaatctcAGGTAACTGCTATTCAAATGAGATTATTTACTGCTACTCTTTGACATGTCTAATAGTTAAGTGACAATATTTTGAtattggactgttggtcagataAAACAAGGCATCTGAAAATAGCATACATTTGAAATACCGTATTACTGTAGGAACTGTGTATGGTAGCGACCCTGCAGGACTAACGTGTGAGAGACTCATGGGGAGAAGATTGTTCCCCTAGCCTTGTCCAGCGGATTGGTTCAGGTTCACGAAGCGGGAGGGGGGAAATAAGGGGTGGAGAGAGAGGCGGGAGATTAACAAGACTcggttgttattattgttatgtaCGGCCACcagcctttttgttgttttgggaaCTCTTTCAACCCCGTTATTAGCCTTTATTTTAGGATAATGAAGCCCCGTCCTCTGGTTAAACTTCAGCCACCGTTTCCTCGTCATTCAGCTACATAGAGCGCTACTGTACTTATACCTCTACAATTACACTATGATTGGAGGTACTACAGGTAGCCTATACAGGTAATAATACTATTGTGGTAGCATAAGTAGGCTACTgagatcttttacttaagtaaaaataaaagtaaagtaacttTACTCATTAGATAAGTAttgcagaatggcccatttcagaataacaTAACTTATATTGGATGCAATTATTGATGCGTTATGTGTAGCTACActatcactttaatgttgcaacTGGTAAAGATGGAGCTAATTTTAATTAGCCTACTTGATGTACTGCTAACTGGCTTAAACTACAATCTTAAtgtatcattatttattttctaaagctttaaaataaatgcattttatgtaACGTAAAATATATGCATCcaaaatgtagtgaagtataTATCAACCAAATAAAGCAGAAGTAGGCCTACGGCAGAAACAGAAGTGGGCTAACTGCAGTAGAATTAGGTCAGCAGGCTCTTGCAGTTATCTGTGAGGACTCACTCATCATGTCGTCCGTGCAGATAGAAGAGGCACCTCCAACCCTGCGCTGCACCGTACAGCACCGTGAAAATACCGACAAATGTGGCGAACTGGCAGGCAGCCGGTGGGCCCCACTGCTGTACCACCAGGTGAGAGAAGTCCTCCGGCTGTCCTGTCAGCTCTTCCCGGTCCTCTGTCCTCCAGTAGCCGATGGAGAAGAGGGCGCAGCGGCCTTTGAAAGCGGAGCCGTTGAGAGCCATGGGAACGACAATCAGCAAGCCCGCTACGATCGACAGGGCATGAGCCGTACAGTGGGCCAGCAACAGCCGCCGGTCCAGCTCCATGTTACGAGTTAAGCAAGCACTAAGGTTATAAGTTGTTATTAACAACACCGGTTAACGTCAGCACATCTCCATATATTCTCGACGGTTCCCTGTGATGGTGGTGTTGggtatttaaagaaatgagggCGGGGACCAAGG carries:
- the zgc:153018 gene encoding transmembrane protein 179 — encoded protein: MELDRRLLLAHCTAHALSIVAGLLIVVPMALNGSAFKGRCALFSIGYWRTEDREELTGQPEDFSHLVVQQWGPPAACQFATFVGIFTVLYGAAQGWRCLFYLHGRHDDTLFSSFLTVLLSVCVLFLSGGASVILSLGLVSWCDTVTDHNTRPYSCSESQSVPLYLDVDTSSFYNELNLAQVSLWGVTALWLAQSILSFLRLYHSHSQHISRPCGPREKDLLLGHSPSENGSPTPPHFLTTPTISV